The genome window CATGCGGCGGGCGGGCGGTTCGCGGCGGCCGCGGCGAGATTTGCGTAGGGGTTTGCGGGCTTGCGGCGTGCGTGCGGGCGGCCGTAaggaggcgggggcagtctacggttgtttcttaatagttagtagagatagagatttagTCTACAATGGTGAACCTGCCTCAGCACCAGCCTTGGTCCGGGCCGCGGGCATGGAGGAATCCATCTCCGTCCTTTTTCGAGTTTTGGAGGAAAGCTTCTTCGGCAACATCAAGATGAACGGGCAACTACATCAGGCTCGTTTATTAGACCAGCCCACGGCCCATTGAATACAAAGCCCAACCCCGAACAGGTAGATTTCCCTCAAAGAAACAAAAAAAATAAAACAAAGATAAATCATTGGGGTTGGGGGATTGCAATTGCAAGTTGCCGCTGTGCGGTTGCGGTCGCTCCCCTCCCGACTCTGGCCAGCAGCAGCGACGGTGCCGGCAGTCGATTACTCCACGCGGCGGAGGCGGCGGTAGCCCATCCTTTCCCGTTTTCTGATCCAGTCCTACTGATACCGCGCACAGCACGCCTGCTCTATTAAAGGTACGGCGTGAAGATGAGGGTTCTCTTGGTCTCGTGAAGGCGACGCTCTTGTCTGCTAACTACATATTATAGAATGTTTTGCTTGAGGGGCTACTGGTCGCCTTCACTAGCTCCAGTGAGGGAAGGGCCTGTTCGACATCATATAAAGTTCAATTCTGTAGTGGTGAGTTTAATCTACTGTGCCCGCATGCGTTACGCATTTGGTGGTTTAGAACTGGCGGGGCGGCCTATCATGGTTCCTACTAATTGCGATCGTGCAACAGGTTTGTGGTGCTAGGGGACCGAGACCGAGATATCCCCGTGTGTGGAAAACTCGTAAGAAAATTGGGACTATTTCCAAGTCGCAGAAGCTTGTCGAATGTGTGAGGTTCTTCAACGTTTCTCTGTTGAAAAATAGTTGTGTCTGTATACTCTTGTGCATCGCCTTGACATCCTGCTGAATTAACTTTAGTCCATTCCTACGTCAGCAAAAAAAAATATCAGTTTTCTGTATTTGTAGCAACTATAGGTCTGTCTGGTTTCCTTAACCGCTTTTTACTAAAGTTCAGACACATAACCTGTATCAATGTATATGCTACATAAGGGGCAAAATATAGTTTATGTAGGATGCCTTTTGCAAGTACTAATTTTCATATGGGACACATTCAAATTGGGTGTCTGAAATTATACACCAAACTTTTATCATCCCGTGCAGATTAAAGGTCTGTCTAATGTAAAGGAGGAAGTTTATGGGGCACTTGACTCATTTGTTGCATGGGAACTGGAGTTTCCCTTGATAGTAGTAAAGAAGGCACTGAAGAAACTTGAGGACGAAAAGGAATGGAAACGAATAATTCAGGTGTTAAATGGAACTTCCTAGTTTTATGTCACTACTTGGTCTAACTTATTTTCCTACATATTCCGTACAATTGTCATGAATTTCTAGTTAAAGTTTCGTTCTGTAGTAGTCGCTAGTCCCCTTTCTTGGAGAATGTTACTAGTAATTTCATCCTTTGACAAGTCAGTTAGCTGCTCCCAGTTCTAGAAGAATAGAATTAGCTGCTCTCTTTTAACAGTAAACTGTTTTTTTTTAAGATAGTGGCAGGAGCTCTGTATTTCAACTCAGAAAGATAAACCAATTTTCCTTTACCAATACTACACCTGTGATTTAGTTGTTCCTTTATAATAACAAACTCTTTTTTTTCTGAACTGAAACAATGACCACATGATCTAGGTCATTAAATGGATGTTCAACAAAGGTCAAGGGAAGACAATGGGAAGCTATTACACCTTGTTGAATGCTTTGATCGAGGATGGACGGATTGAGGAAGCAGAAGAGTTATTTGGAATGGTGTTCTCACGATATATGGAGGGTTTGCCTCGTACATTTTTCATGAGAATGATTTCTTTCTATTACAGCGTGGAAGCGTATGATAAGATGTTTGAGGTAGGAAATGAAATGTTTGTTTTCTTATTTCACCAGTTTGCATGATGTTTTAACTAAAAGCTGGGGTTTGGCTTCATACCATTTTCCCCCCATGTTAgaaaaggctttgctcaacagaaaCATCAATTGGGGGATAATTATCCAAGCATTCTTATGATGTCTTACACGTAACTTCTCCAGATTTTTGCTGATATGGAGGAACTAGGCGTAAGACCTGATGGTTCTATTATCAGGATGCTAGGTGATGTATTTCAGAAGTTAGAGATGATGGACAAATATGAAAAGTTAAAAAAGAAATACCCACCACCGAAATGGGATTATCGACACATCAAAGGCAAGCGCATAAGAATCAGAGTTTATCCTGATAGCAACCCTGAAGTGGCGGCAAAAGGAGACCCTGACACTGATGAGCTCGAAGAGTTAGAAAGCACACACCTTAATAACGAATTGGATGAAGCAGCAAGCTCAGGCCTCGACAGGAGTGTATTGGACGATGCAGCTTCTGGAGACCTTGAATATATGTAGGTCAGAGCTTCCCTTTGGTATTTTTTTTGTGCCTGCTTAACCAAAGCGGTCTAGAGCAAATTGAACCGGTAACATACTCTCTGTTTTGGTTTGACATCCCAGAACCCATGTCGTCATACTTCCAAGACATCTCTGTTTTGGTTTGACATCCCAGAACCCATGTCGTCATACTTCCAAGACATGGGCATCGCTATCTTCTGAAGTATTTTACTACCTAGAATGAGTAGAAACTACATGCCAGGCTTTGCCATCAGCAGTCTTTTCAAGACATCATGGTGGTTTCACCGCGATATGTGTTCTTCAGAGTTTGGTTACCTGATTCACTTGCATAAGGCTCATGCCTTTTTGAATGCTTCCAGCCAGGTTAAAAACATAGCGATGGCATTAGGACCTGTAGTATCTGAGTGCTTTCGTGAACATATATGGTTGATTGTTGAAGGCAATGTCCTGGACATCAGACAGGGCAGTAGCCATTACTATggtcctgtttggcacagctactgcttgttgaaaaagcagcttatctgagaagctgatgaaaagcagcttctgcttgttggctgcttttagtgtattctgagaagcagctgaactaATAAGCTGCTGTAGAAGCTGGCTGTTTGGCAGGACTTCTGCTTAAATTTgcgaagaagctgaaaataagctgaaaataagctgtgccaaacagggcctataTCATCCGGTATGGTCCTTTGTTCGGCATGGAAAGGCGCCATATTTTCAGGCATGAAAGACTCTATTGTGTATTTAACCCAGTTAATATCCGTCTCTTCAGTTGTCTTTAAAGCTGATATATTTTAGCTGTCTTTTATGGTTCATCGGTGCTACCAGCCTtcgcccctacggcgcgggggtggTATTGTGGTACGGTTCACGAGAGGCGTAGTAGTAGTAAAAAATTATCTGCAGACGCGCCGATGCCAAGGGAAAGCTCGTGTTCCGAGGCCAATCAACCCTTCCGTATGCATGCTTGTGCGCATTCTTAAACCATTTTGTTTGAGATTGTTGATCTttaggctatccgcactcattctactctaaatttctactctaaaagaAATATTCTATCCTAGTCATCAATATTTTAAAATATAGTAGCCAAACTCTCGCATCCATAACTACTCTATATCTCAACCCTATACAAACTACCATATTTTTTTATCAATATATATCAAAAATTCCCACCGTGGGCCCCACCACCCACTCCTTTTTTTTTTTGCCCCACTCGTACGCTACAGTATATGGAGTAGCGCATCGCCTTTACGCCAGATTTAGCGCTCACTCGTGAGCTACAGTGTATAGAGTAGCGCATAACGCACGCGAGTACAGCAAAATTTGCTACGCTATCCTTTACCGTTCGGCTGTGAAGTACGTGAGTGCGGCTAGCCTTAGTACCTCAACGATGAATGCCTTGTGTAGGAGACAGAACTTTCCGTTACTTCGGCCTCCGTGAATCTGAGTCGTGACGGTGCACCAACCGCAGCATGTGTTTCTCCCCCACGGGCTAGGTGAACGCTTTCCTCGGGAGTCGGGACTGGGTAATAAAGGAAGGAAGAAAAGGAGCATCCTTTGATGGGCCTCTCGTGTTTCCTTCCACTCGCACCCGTGTGCCCCTATTTGTCCGCTGGGGTAGACGTGCATTCCAAATCTCCCTGATGACAAAAAGTTTTGGCGACGAGGTGCACCTCCAACTTCAAAGAGAACTGCCTGTCCTGTCCTGTCCTCTCGCGATTGCAATCAACCAAAGTATGCTCTCGTATGCCTTTTTTTCTTGGCGGCCTCGTTTTCTCGTGATGTACACACATGTTCTTCCTAGTTGGAGTGGGTGTCTTCGTCGCGGTCATCTGTGCTGCCTTCCTCTTCTTGTGCAGTGCGTTTAGGTGAGCAGGTGACGTATAGGAGCGGCGAAATTTATATAGGTGTAGTGTAGGTCGACACTGACACCGCCCCACAATTTGATTACGATCGGTTACCTCTAGTACCCCACAGGGTGGACTTGTTTGTGAGAATGCTAGCTTTTGCCTGTTAGGTCGCGTTTCTTAAGTGCATACACACTATATAGAGGATATTCACTGCATTCTgtactt of Zea mays cultivar B73 chromosome 8, Zm-B73-REFERENCE-NAM-5.0, whole genome shotgun sequence contains these proteins:
- the LOC100283869 gene encoding pentatricopeptide repeat-containing protein At4g21190 isoform X3, coding for MFCLRGYWSPSLAPVREGPVRHHIKFNSVVVCGARGPRPRYPRVWKTRKKIGTISKSQKLVECVIKWMFNKGQGKTMGSYYTLLNALIEDGRIEEAEELFGMVFSRYMEGLPRTFFMRMISFYYSVEAYDKMFEIFADMEELGVRPDGSIIRMLGDVFQKLEMMDKYEKLKKKYPPPKWDYRHIKGKRIRIRVYPDSNPEVAAKGDPDTDELEELESTHLNNELDEAASSGLDRSVLDDAASGDLEYITHVVILPRHLCFGLTSQNPCRHTSKTWASLSSEVFYYLE
- the LOC100283869 gene encoding pentatricopeptide repeat-containing protein At4g21190 isoform X2; the encoded protein is MFCLRGYWSPSLAPVREGPVRHHIKFNSVVVCGARGPRPRYPRVWKTRKKIGTISKSQKLVECIKGLSNVKEEVYGALDSFVAWELEFPLIVVKKALKKLEDEKEWKRIIQVIKWMFNKGQGKTMGSYYTLLNALIEDGRIEEAEELFGMVFSRYMEGLPRTFFMRMISFYYSVEAYDKMFEIFADMEELGVRPDGSIIRMLGDVFQKLEMMDKYEKLKKKYPPPKWDYRHIKGKRIRIRVYPDSNPEVAAKGDPDTDELEELESTHLNNELDEAASSGLDRSVLDDAASGDLEYM
- the LOC100283869 gene encoding pentatricopeptide repeat-containing protein At4g21190 isoform X1, whose translation is MFCLRGYWSPSLAPVREGPVRHHIKFNSVVVCGARGPRPRYPRVWKTRKKIGTISKSQKLVECIKGLSNVKEEVYGALDSFVAWELEFPLIVVKKALKKLEDEKEWKRIIQVIKWMFNKGQGKTMGSYYTLLNALIEDGRIEEAEELFGMVFSRYMEGLPRTFFMRMISFYYSVEAYDKMFEIFADMEELGVRPDGSIIRMLGDVFQKLEMMDKYEKLKKKYPPPKWDYRHIKGKRIRIRVYPDSNPEVAAKGDPDTDELEELESTHLNNELDEAASSGLDRSVLDDAASGDLEYITHVVILPRHLCFGLTSQNPCRHTSKTWASLSSEVFYYLE